One Hevea brasiliensis isolate MT/VB/25A 57/8 chromosome 5, ASM3005281v1, whole genome shotgun sequence genomic region harbors:
- the LOC110656819 gene encoding phosphoglycolate phosphatase 2: MNTAKRAAQLLSSHNVTSLFDSVEAFLFDCDGVIWKGDKLIDGVSQTLEMLRSKGKKLVFVTNNSTKSRRQYAKKFNSLGISVREDEIFSSSFAAAMYLKVNNFPREKKVYVIGGEGILEELQLAGYTGLGGPEDGEKRAEWKSNSLFEHDKSVGAVVVGLDPHINYYKLQYGTLCIRENPGCLFIATNRDAVGHMTDLQEWPGAGCMVAAMCGSTEREPIVVGKPSTFMMDFLLQKFQVSTSKMCMVGDRLDTDILFGKNAGCKTLLVLSGVTNQSTLEDPSGTIQPDYYTSKISDCLHLLGP; encoded by the exons ATGAACACTGCGAAAAGAGCCGCCCAGCTCCTCTCATCTCACAACGTCACGTCTCTCTTCGACTCTGTCGAGGCCTTTCTCTTCGATTGCGATG GTGTGATTTGGAAAGGTGATAAGCTCATTGATGGGGTTTCTCAAACACTTGAAATGCTTCGCTCTAAG GGGAAGAAGCTGGTTTTTGTGACCAATAATTCCACAAAATCAAGAAGGCAATACGCGAAGAAGTTCAATTCCCTTGGTATTTCAGTTAGAGAG GATGAGATATTCTCCTCATCTTTTGCAGCTGCTATGTACTTGAAAGTCAATAATTTTCCTCGAGAAAAGAAG GTATATGTGATAGGCGGGGAAGGTATATTAGAAGAGCTGCAGCTTGCTGGATACACAGGCCTTGGTGGCCCA GAAGATGGTGAAAAGAGAGCAGAGTGGAAATCAAATTCCCTATTTGAACATGATAAGAGT GTTGGAGCAGTTGTGGTTGGGCTAGACCCACACATCAATTATTACAAGCTTCA GTATGGAACCCTATGCATACGTGAGAATCCAGGGTGTCTCTTTATTGCTACCAATCGCGATGCAGTGGGACATATGACCGATTTACAGGAGTGGCCTG GGGCCGGTTGTATGGTTGCTGCAATGTGTGGTTCAACTGAGAGAGAGCCTATTGTAGTTGGAAAACCATCAACCTTCATGATGGATTTTTTATTGCAGAA ATTTCAAGTAAGTACCTCCAAAATGTGTATGGTTGGTGATAGACTAGACACTGACATTTTATTTGGAAAAAATGCTGGCTGCAAAACTCTTCTTGTTCTCTCAG GTGTGACAAATCAATCCACTCTAGAAGATCCCTCCGGCACTATCCAACCAGATTATTATACAAGCAAGATATCTGATTGCCTTCACTTATTGGGACCATAA